From Alosa sapidissima isolate fAloSap1 chromosome 7, fAloSap1.pri, whole genome shotgun sequence, the proteins below share one genomic window:
- the spo11 gene encoding meiotic recombination protein SPO11, whose amino-acid sequence MSNLNMSEQFLEVDRLRSELLQNIEEVDSASTTVNEESFSSQDILTRIEGVILDIIKSLSKGEAPVLVLQNRNTWSNVSFDSAVGLHMSSEASVSTIRSDCASSVNRFALILKVLSAIYKLVQSNSYATKRDIYYNDTQLFRSQKTVDAIVDDISCMLKVPRRNLHVLSTSKGFISGDLCYLEEDGTKVDCCSSSTAIPVSSNVCGIRNIASSAKFVLIVEKDATFQRLLDDDFCTKLSPCIMITGKGVPDVNSRLMVRKLWDTLHVPIFALVDADPHGIEIMCIYKYGSVSMSFEAHNLTVPSVLWLGLLPSDIERLRVPQEALIPLTRSDESKLRSLRRRPYLSCQPQWDKEMQIMERLKHKAEIQSLASIASDYLTRVYLPNKLRYGGWV is encoded by the exons ATGTCGAATTTGAATATGTCTGAGCAGTTCCTTGAGGTAGATAGGTTACGCTCTGAACTGTTACAAAACATTGAAGAAGTTGACAGTGCATCCACAACTGTCAATGAAGAATCCTTTTCCAG CCAGGATATTTTGACGCGAATCGAGGGTGTAATCCTtgacattataaaaagtttatCCAAAGGGGAGGCGCCAGTGCTGGTCCTGCAAAATCGTAATACTTGGTCTAATGTAAG CTTTGACAGTGCCGTGGGCCTTCACATGAGCTCAGAAGCCTCCGTCAGCACCATCCGCAGTGACTGCGCCTCCTCCGTCAACAGGTTTG CATTAATTCTGAAAGTCCTCTCAGCTATTTACAAACTCGTCCAGAGTAACTCCTACGCGACGAAAAG GGACATTTATTATAACGACACACAGCTGTTCCGCTCCCAGAAGACGGTGGACGCCATTGTGGATGACATCTCATGTATGCTCAAGGTCCCGCGCAGAAACctccatgtg cttTCCACATCAAAAGGGTTCATCTCTGGTGATCTGTGCTATTTGGAAGAAGATGGTACCAAAGTTGACTGCTGCTCCAGTTCCACT GCCATTCCTGTTTCATCTAACGTCTGTGGAATAAGGA ATATTGCATCATCTGCTAAGTTTGTTCTGATTGTGGAGAAGGACGCAACATTCCAGAGGCTGCTGGATGACGACTTCTGCACTAAGCTGTCTCCATGCATCATGATAACC GGAAAGGGTGTCCCTGATGTGAACAGCAGGCTGATGGTGCGCAAGCTGTGGGACACTCTGCACGTCCCCATCTTTGCACTGGTGGACGCAGACCCACATG GAATCGAAATAATGTGCATCTACAAGTATGGATCAGTG TCTATGTCGTTTGAGGCGCACAACCTGACCGTTCCCAGTGTGCTGTGGTTGGGGCTCCTGCCGTCCGACATTGAGAG ACTCCGGGTGCCACAGGAAGCTCTGATCCCGCTGACCCGAAGCGATGAGAGCAAGCTGCGGAGCCTAAGGAGGAGGCCGTACCTCAGCTGCCAGCCCCAATGGGACAAAGAG atGCAGATCATGGAGAGACTCAAGCATAAAGCTGAGATCCAGTCTCTGGCCTCCATAGCCTCTGATTACCTGACACGCGTCTACCTGCCAAACAAGCTGCGATATGGAGGCTGGGTGTAA